A genomic region of Vigna radiata var. radiata cultivar VC1973A unplaced genomic scaffold, Vradiata_ver6 scaffold_239, whole genome shotgun sequence contains the following coding sequences:
- the LOC106779080 gene encoding uncharacterized protein LOC106779080: protein MQLHAYDSSRSYKEKVKFYHDKKLIKRVFTLGQQVLLFNSRLKLFPGKLKSKWSGPFVIKRVYPNRAVELETSDKDNQQRSWVVNGQRLKHYLGGEVEQFSMVLMLVDP from the coding sequence ATGCAGTTACATGCATATGACTCATCTAGGAGCTATAAAGagaaggtgaaattttatcatgataaaaagcTGATAAAGAGAGTCTTCACTCTAGGACAGCAGGTGCTATTATTTAATTCACGGTTGAAGTTATTTCCTGGgaagttgaaatcaaaatggtcgggaccttttgTGATAAAGCGTGTATACCCAAACAGAGCTGTGGAATTGGAGACTTCAGATAAGGATAATCAGCAGAGAAGTTGGGTGGTAAATGGTCAGAGGCTCAAACATTATTTGGGAGGAGAAGTGGAGCAATTCTCCATGGTActgatgttggtggatccatga